The proteins below are encoded in one region of Sphingobacterium sp. R2:
- the dusB gene encoding tRNA dihydrouridine synthase DusB has product MSVKIGENIDLGEFPLLLAPMEDVSDPPFRYVCKQNGVDLMYTEFISSEGLIRDAAKSVQKLDIFEYERPIGIQIFGGDIESMRQSAEICAKAGPNLIDINYGCPVKKVVCKGAGSSLLQDIDKMVAMTKAVVEATDLPVTVKTRLGWDDNTKNVYEVAERLQDVGIKALAIHGRTRAQLYKGQADWSMIRDIKRNPRIKIPIFGNGDVDSVEKAAAWRQEFEVDGIMIGRAAIGYPWIFREIKHFFNTGERLEGPTIAERVEVCRTHLNKSIEWKGDKLGIFEMRRHYANYFKGIPNFKEYRMKLVSLQRQAEILEVLHEIENSFIPEGV; this is encoded by the coding sequence ATGTCGGTCAAGATTGGTGAAAATATTGATTTGGGTGAATTCCCGTTGCTATTAGCTCCTATGGAGGATGTAAGTGATCCCCCGTTTCGTTACGTGTGCAAACAAAATGGGGTTGATTTAATGTATACTGAATTTATTTCATCCGAAGGGCTAATTCGTGATGCTGCCAAATCTGTTCAAAAGCTAGATATTTTTGAATATGAACGACCTATTGGTATCCAGATCTTCGGCGGTGATATCGAAAGCATGCGTCAATCGGCTGAAATCTGCGCAAAAGCAGGACCTAATTTAATTGACATCAATTATGGTTGTCCTGTAAAAAAAGTGGTCTGCAAAGGTGCTGGCTCATCCCTTTTACAGGATATTGATAAAATGGTTGCCATGACCAAAGCTGTTGTTGAAGCTACTGATTTACCCGTAACTGTGAAAACACGCCTTGGATGGGATGACAATACAAAAAATGTGTATGAGGTTGCTGAAAGATTACAAGATGTCGGCATCAAAGCACTTGCTATTCATGGACGTACGCGTGCACAATTGTATAAAGGACAAGCAGACTGGTCCATGATTCGCGATATCAAACGCAATCCGCGGATCAAGATCCCAATTTTCGGTAATGGCGATGTCGATTCTGTCGAAAAAGCAGCAGCTTGGCGCCAGGAGTTTGAAGTGGATGGCATCATGATTGGCCGTGCAGCAATCGGATACCCTTGGATCTTCAGAGAAATCAAACATTTTTTCAATACTGGGGAACGTCTTGAAGGACCTACCATTGCCGAACGCGTCGAAGTTTGCAGAACCCATTTGAACAAATCCATCGAATGGAAAGGTGACAAATTAGGTATTTTTGAAATGCGTAGACATTATGCGAATTACTTCAAAGGAATTCCTAATTTTAAAGAGTATCGAATGAAATTGGTCAGTTTGCAGCGCCAGGCTGAAATTTTAGAGGTACTGCATGAGATTGAAAATTCCTTCATTCCCGAAGGAGTCTAA